GTATTGCAAGAAAAGGAAACGAAACATTTTACTTATAGATATAGTTATGTAAGAGCAAAAGAAACGCAGGATTTAAACGAGAGTGGACAAGACTTTCTAGTATTTCTAGATAATGGAACTAGTTTCGTATTTGCCTTATGTGATGGTGTAGGGCTATCTTTTCATGGTGAAATTGCTGCGAAATTTCTTGGTATGAAGTTAGTAAACTTGTTTGATACATGTCAAGAAAGTGGACTGGATATTGCTACATTATTAAATGAACAGTTAAATAATTGGATAGAAGAAGCTTCAGAGGAAGTGAGTGCATTTCGATTGCCAGAAGAAACACCGTGGTTACTACGCGATGTTTTGGAAGAAAAGCGAAAAAAAGGTAGTGAAACGATGTTTATTGGCGGGAAAATAGAACTCATTCCAAATCAAGATAAAGTACAAATAACGATAGTTACACATGGCGATTCATTTGTACAATTGTTTCAAGATAAGGAGAATTGTTCGAATATAATGAAGTTTAATAGAAATATAGAGAAAAGATGGTCTACACAGCGAGGCATTATTGGTGGGGAATTGGCGGTTTTTTCAAAGGCATTATCTAGGCAAGAAGCTAATCGGATAGTTATTCACTCAGACGGACTTGTGTCGCTTAAGCAGTATAACTTTGAGGAAGTGTTAAAAGAAATTGAGAGGGCACAGAACTCTCCGACAAGCGATGATATTTCATTTTTAGATGTTTCTTGGTAACAAACATGATGGAAAAAAGGTGAATAAATGTGGAAGAGATTATTGTGACATACATAAAACAGTCAAATGAAGAAATTGATATTGCAATTCCAAATGACGTAAAAGTGGTGCGAATTATTGAAGCGATTTTACATCATGAAAAAATAGATGAAGCATTAAGCGGAATCTATGAAATTAGAGTGGCAAAAGATAAAGAAGAGTGGCATTCTATTCGAAATGATGAAACGTTGCGCGATAATGATGTGTGGGATGGACAATATGTAATGCTACATAAAAAAGGAGCAATTATCCCTTCTTTTGAAATGATGCCAGCAGAAGAAGTTTATAATGAACCTGTTAAACAAGATATGTCTTCTAGTGAAGAAGATTATGTATGGAAAATCATTGAGTAATAGTTTTTGGATGGGGAAGGAGAAATGTTTTGTGCAAAAATCACCGTATTTTCAACGCTCTCCGCGTGTGAAAGTAGATATACCGACAGGGGATGTTATTATTCATGATCCACCGAATATACCGGAGGAGCCGAAGTTTTCAATTGAAACAATGTTACTGCCTGCAATGATGACAGTTTTAACATTGGTATTATATTTTGTAATGATGAAATTTATGAAGATGAATTCAAGTTATATGCCATTAATGATGGTTTCAAGTATTCCGATGTTGGGATCATATATAATTACAACGATGGGACATTTCCGTAAAAAGAAAGAACATCGTCAAATGGTTGAACAATTACAAACAAGATATTTAGAGCAAATTCAAAAGCATCGAGTGGAATTAGATACGTTAAAGGTTGAACAAGCAAAATATTTAATTACACAAAATCCAAGCCCATTAAAAAGCGTACAAAGAATTGAAAATCGGGAAAGTAATTTATGGGAGAGAACACCTGAAAGTCCAGACTTTTTAGATATTCGTATTGGTACAGGAGAAAGACCATTTCTTGTAGAATTGAAGGTGCCTGAACAGAAAGGTTATGAAGAAAATCCATTAGTTACGGAAGCGCAAAATGTGAAAAGGGATTTCAATACGATACCAAATGGACACATCTCCATTTCTTTGAAAAAAAACGATGTAATTGGTGTAGTTGGAAATAAAGAAGATAGACTAAACTTTATTCGAATTGTAACGACGCAAATTATGACGCATCATGCACCAAATGAAGTAAAAATAGCAGCATTTTATCATGAGAAAGAGAAAAAGCAGTGGGATTGGATGAGGTGGCTTCCTCACGTATGGGATGAACAGAGAAGTATGCGCTTTTTATCTGAAAATCAACAAGATGCACAGAAACTAGCTGAAGTACTATTTACCCCACTTAACATGCGTAGAATCTATAATTCTTCTGCGCAAGCGGATGCAAAAGTTCCTTTAATTCCGATGTATGTCTTTTTCTTATCAGCGAGAGAATTTTTAGAAGATGATCCTTTAACTCCAATGTTACTTAGAGAAGGTGAAAGTGTAGGAGCTTCTACATTTATTTTTGCGGAACAAAAGGAACGGTTACCGATGGAATGTGATCTTGTAATAAGTTTAAATGGAGAAAATGGTGAGTTAGTAGAAACGTTTTCAAGTTCAGCTGAAAATAGTGGGACAACGCGTGCTAGTTTTAAAGTAGATCGACTTTCATTCGAACGATGTGAACTAGGAGCGCGAAGCATTGCTCCAATTCGAATGAAAAGTTCTACAGCAGCCAACATTCCGAAAGTATTAACATTTTTAGATTTGTTTCAAGCTAAAAATATGGAAGAGTTACAAGTGCTAGAGAGATGGAAAGAAAATCGATACCCGACTTCATTGCCGGTTCCAATTGGTGTAAGAGAAGGAAGTAAACCTGTTTTTCTAAATATTCACGATAAAATAGAGAAAAAAGGGCATGGTCCGCACGGTCTAATGGCTGGTACAACTGGATCAGGAAA
This Bacillus paramycoides DNA region includes the following protein-coding sequences:
- a CDS encoding EsaB/YukD family protein, with the translated sequence MEEIIVTYIKQSNEEIDIAIPNDVKVVRIIEAILHHEKIDEALSGIYEIRVAKDKEEWHSIRNDETLRDNDVWDGQYVMLHKKGAIIPSFEMMPAEEVYNEPVKQDMSSSEEDYVWKIIE